The DNA segment CACGCGAGGGAGTGGATCTCACCTGCCACAGTGATTTATATGGCAGGACAGGTGTGTATCTACCTGTAATGTTTATTTCACTTATATTTAGAACAAGACAGGACAAGTACAAATAATATGTAGATTTTACTCATATCTTGTAACGGACAGGACTTGTGCTTATATGCGTATAGTATGTGTTGTATAACTACTTACACAGTAAACTGCAGTTCGAATTCAGAGGGACCACTAACTTTAGTTCCTTGTAACCATTGTTCGTTATAGTTTGACTAAATATACAGCAAGTGTCTGGAACCCTATAAATCCCTGGCTGCCTATTGTCCGACGTATTCCAGCTACAAGAGATCCTAACTAGTTAGGACAGGAGTTAGGATATCTTACTGATTGGATAAgaaccatttcaaacaatccTATCCCTGTCCTAACTTGTGTTTCCCATCCTACCTAGGAAAGCGAGCTCTTCAATAGGTGAGGCAGGAAACCTTCATTAAGTTGGGGATTCCCCAAAATATTACCCTTGATTCATGAAAAACTCAGATACAAGGGCAactacattctcttcccacagaggttacttgtcatatcttcctacgaacctctgttctgaTACGACCATATTTCTCGGTTCTTATAAAATCgcctagcggcaaaaaatggcagcataTTTATCGCCtattttctgtccaatcagttctgtctagaagaaacatttgagtattgCGCTCAGCAAGAGGtcctagttttcacgatgcatccggaaattaccgagatctttcaAATGATCGCTTTTGAAATGAGGTCGGTGATTGCACTACTCAATCTGAtcgcctccaatcacgagtcttgaatactCGCACCGTGAAAGGGTCGTAtaagaacagaggttacgtaggaagatgtgacaagaaaccactgtgggaagaaaaTAGGGCAACTATAATCATGAAAAAAAAAGGCAAATATGACTTAGTCTCATTTAATGACCAATGACGGAGATGTGGAGAAACACGTTTCTATGTAAATTCTAATAAATGACAATTGTTTGTCAGAGTTTCAGCTACAACAATAACATTGTGTCATTCCTACTAGTATTTTAGCAATTGTAAAACATACATGTAGTATATAGTACTGTAGTTCACGGGTGTGCCATCCCTTTAACAGCTTCTAGAACAAAATGGGAAAAACCCGAATGTGACGGCAGCTCTCAAAGCCTTTGACATATACATCGTCCCTGTCGTCAACGTCGACGGTTACGAATACACCCGAACAACCGTAAGTTATTTTTATATTTCACTCAGGCGACAACTTCAACATGTATAAATAACCAGAAGCACGCACCTTGTCAGCGAATGTAACTGTTTAGCGCAAATAATTCCATAATTATATGTCTGATGAACGTCGCATTAATTGACGTTGATCAATGGCTAAAACTGATAAATGATTGGGATCAAAACGAtaagtttgatttcatttctagTGTTGACGAATTACATTTTGTTAACAatatattcacattttcactgtcatttttatttattattttgaaatataatcGATAGGAACGATATTCCCACCGGTTTCACCAACATCGATTTTATCATCTGGATTTTGTTCATAATTTTTAGTCTTCCTATCAGACACGGCttgtggagtagcctagtggttgaagggttcgctcgtcacgtctaggacgtgggttcgattcccttcatgggcacaacgtgtgaagccgatttctggtatcccagccgtgatattgatggaatattgctaaaagtgtcataaaactaaactcattcactctcttaCCAGACACTAGCATTATTCTCGACTCTTCTGTAGGACCGCATGTGGAGGAAGACGAGAAGCAAGCGTGATGGTCAGAAATGTGTAGGGGTTGATCCAAACAGAAACTGGGACTTCCACTGGTGCGGTAGGTTTTGTGCTAGATACTGATGCTGGtttgtggttgttgtttatggtttggttgttgtttaacgccgcactcagcaatatcccagttatatggcggctgtctgttcataatcagtctggaccagacaaccatgtgatgagcatcgatctacgtaataaGAACACgctaacatgtgtcaaccagtcgGTGAGCCTGACcgccggatcccgttagtcgcctcttccggcAGTCATggactgaagactaattctaaccttTGCAGGTCTACCGGTTTGTGTATATAGCTACATGGAGTATTCATATATGTGCATGATGCAAAGTGTTTACACCACAGAATAAAATGTATTATGTACAGTGATTCGAAATTTACCTCGGTCCATTTATCAACGTAGTTTAAGCACGGAGACCAAGTCATCTAAGGCGTTGCTGGGCTGAGCCGCGACCCTTTGATGGTCCTGGCTCCTCTTAACATTTATAAATGTTGCATCATTgaacatttctggtgccctctcGTGCCATTGCCACGTTTCTGACATACCGTGATGACACTGACTCATTGTTCGGAGTTGCACCAGACTCATTTACTCATTCATCTGGGCATTTTTCAGAGCTGCCAGGTGCGAGCACTGACCCCTGCTCGGACTCTTACTGTGGTCCGTCACCGTTCTCCGAGAAGGTGGTCGTAGGCATCGCCAACTACATTCAGAACGAAACCATCAACATCGTCGGCTTTATTGACTTCCACAGCTTCTCTCAGCTGTGGATGACACCTTGGGGATACACCACTGACTTGCCTAAAGATGCTGAAGCTCAGGTGCGTGTGATTCGAACTTTTAGATAGATGTGAGCGGAGCATCAGCTGTCTTACCATACATACTAAtaatattgaaaacaatatCTGACAGTTTATGATAGTAACAATAACTTCATGAACGGGAAATTGATCGTTGTGGATAGTGCATACGTAATCAGTAATAAATATCATTTATACATTAATACGAGGGCGGGGAGGGGTAATACCGGGTACCCATCTCATGGATCAGTACCCGGACTCGTTATGAATTTGATACCATTTACAGTCAGTTGAAATATTGGTCTATGAggtgaagaatatattgccatttcttaaAATGTGATGTCAGGAATTCACATATTGGGTACACATCTAGGGTAGAGTAACGGGGTCGGGTACCCCGGAAGAAGGTTTTGGATCCATCCCAGCCCCGATTAATACCTACCGCAATGAATAAAACGAGGTGATAGTAAAGTTGAGTGTTTACTTCAGAACGTGACTTCGGCTGCAGCAGTGGATGCCATTGAAGCGGTTCATGGAACCAAGTACAAGTACGGTTCCATTGCCAACATAATATGTACGTATATTCGCATGTGTTGACTTACGAGTGCAAGTGGATGcgtatttaaaatattaatatttttatcagGATTCTTTAATATGTTAAGGCgaatttgatttaaacatatattgtttgaatatgtttAGTATGCTACGTATGAGAAAGATTCAGAAACACTGACAAGCCGTAGCTCGTAACAGTGGACTTTACAAAGCATCGAGGTGATAACACTATTAACTAAAATTATGTAGTCGAGCCTCACTTAAGCGGAGGCTTgcattttctgacattttctccGCATAATCGAACTTGTTAACATGGTCTGGTATTGTTTTGCTAGATGTGGCTTCCGGAAGTAGTGCTGACTGGACATACGGTGTGGCTGATATCAAGTACTCTGTCGGCGTTGAACTGCGTGACACGGGAAAATACGGATTTCTGCTTCCGCCAGACCAAATAGTTCCTTCAGGAGAGGAAACACTAGCCGGCGTGctggcatatatgagtagtATTAACATGTCATAGTAAATGTTTGTTATGTTAAAGGAAATGCTGTATTTTGCTCATCTgtaaccagtctaagtaaacttcgtctcagtgtatttcgttacactcccccactgagtctaacaaaacctagtagaaggtcgcatcagggaACCTTTGAGCTAGCAATGacggtccaatcaaatgcgagacggttaaatagatttaaccaatcaaacaacggctactatttagggatcggagggactttcaaaatattcaggtcacagacacagatctctccacaaacaaaactccgCATCTGGCACacttatttgacctgcagtatatacgctttggggtttctgttgacatggttaccatttgctaatatttctgcaagataacatcgttgaatattgtcaaaaacactattttcagcgactgtttactcactgttgtcatggcagtacctacgccgtgtgcatcacccggaagcgatcgttcGCTAAATAGCAATCGGaatacgaaccttttcgagataaaaagttcataagggatgtgcgaatgtgcactttcgcgatttggtaggctgtgttctgattggtcaatctcaaaggttacctgacgcgacctcccataaggttttgttagactcagtggtagagtttactaagtttacttagactgcatctGTAACACAGAACAGTTTACTCTGTAGTGCATTACTTTGGTGCGCCGtaatggctgcaagagttgtatgttccTCAGGgggttgagactgataataggATGTACCGTTGAGAATGACACCCAGTGATCGAGGAAAAAACAAAGTGTTTGTGAGGAGTGATGGAACTTTATAGATAGATCctaaatgaaagaaatattgtgGTGAAGTGAACGGGGATGGATGTCGCTTTTAAGACACGTgcacgtgtgtgcgtgtgtgcgtgtgtgcgtgtgtgtgtgtaattgcACTTGCAAGGGCGCATGCCCACTTATAGTTCCAGTTATAACCATAGACTCTCATAAGTAGTGTTAGTATTGGCATACAATAATTATAAGCTACAGGATACATCACTATTCTAAAACTTAGTCACAATATATTGTCCGAGTAGTGTGCACTTAAGCTGCGATACTCGAATCCCGATGAGGATGGCGATCACTACACGAAAAGATTAAATTCCAACACGTACTACCAAACACCTTAAGACCAATACAAAACCAGTTTTAAAGTCCGTCAGCGTTGTTCAATGTTCATTCGGAAACGAGATGATCAAGTTTACATACAAAAACTAACAATTTCGTTGTTTTTCACTAAGATTAATTTTTGTGTCCATTTCATCAGTTGTCAAGCACATATTTGGCATAGGCCAGGAACCCCTCCAACGTCTCCTCCCCACACGGGAGGATCTCGTCAGCTGGGAGGAGGAAACCAAACTGACCCTTGTCCCTCAGCTCGGGAGTTGCGGCGTACTTGATTCCCATACTACCATAGGCCCAGTCCACGGAGTTGCCGTTGGCGATGTCTGCAAAAGAGCGTCGGTGTTATTTGTATAAGTCTTATCATGGTTTATAACACATGGTGTTATAATTATATACTTTTCAAGTCCCTCAAACATGTTGAAACTTATCTCAGTTTAGATGTTGCTCCATAGTTCAGAAActatttcacaatatttcagaAGGGGCAATTTTACACTTAGTTCTGAGACCTGTCGACATAACAATGTCCCTTATGATTCaagatattttgcaaaaaattaATCTTAATTTAACTGATTAtttcaatatattgtaaagcctCCCTATATATAAGGAATACTTATTACAAGTAATTTATGCCTATTTTAAATAAAGTTGGAAAATAGAAAATTCTGCTTCTGTAAAACGCAAGTAGTTTCGAAGAAAATACATATCTATGAATTTTGGGCCAGTGGCttattactgaaacaaatgtctgtctgttgtctgtctgtcatgaTCGTTGTCTGTCGGTACACCACGTGCACGATAAAACAGTTTACGAATACAACCTTGCCTAACACTCTTAAGCTTAGTAGTTAATAAACAGTAACGAGGAAGATGCTTCAAATGGTAACAATGGTTAAGCAAACTTTATTTCAGAAAGTTTCTAACATGAAACatacacaaaacattttttcaagaTTTAAACATAACACGATTGTTACAGTCAATAAATGAAACATTGCAAACCAAAACTCACTGTGTTctttaatctgattggttgaaaaacatggtcaAATGTTAATTGATTCCCGGAAACAGCAAGACTATTCGCTGCTTACAGACATTTTTGTTGTGTCAACAGTGGTGACGCAATTCAAATCATAATCAGATGctgccatgggaaccagctgaaacggccagctgatgacatttcattgcagtacccgtactcgatgtaaacgagtgcaggcagtaaaccctttggtttacttttttgtttacagtgtcgatgtacatcatgtgttggctaatttccgggtgttattgagtatttgaagcacgggaatatttcgcATGAAAcatccggctgacgccgtcggttccaaatgtattcccgtgtTTCAAATGCTCAATATAACACCAGGAAAAATTGGCCAACTGATTGGCCGTCTCCTAATTCCACACTGATCGAAAAGAATTAATATAATTCAAAACAATCCAAACCAATTCGACTATCATGATCAACAGCAGTCGACCTGTTATGTGATCTTTGGGAAAAGTCATTGAACGCTAGGAGAATAAAGAACTTACTTTCATGAACCGCTTACCAAAGTACCAaagtggaatcgaacccgcgccTTTCTTGTGACGAGCAACGGCTTTACCCTCTGGGCTACCCCACGACTCCTCAATCTTGGTAATTTAGATGATTGTTTGTACTGGGTTATGTCTGAGTAGGGCGttaaacatataaacaaatacTTACACAAGACATTGGCAATAGTTCCATGTTCATAGGATGTTCCATGCACTGCTTTGAGGGCGGCCGTGGCTGCAGCTGAACAGGCATCCTGGAAGTACACGGGTCAAAGAATATACATCTTCCACTTTGCTGTTCTGTATTCACGTACCGGACATAAACCAGCTATAAGTAGTCTGTGTCTGTGGTGCCCACACATGATATCCTATATCCGCTTGTCCTTGAAATGCAATTGTGCTTTACCCTTCTGGACAGATGGTTGTATAAGTTAGAGCCTCTAGAGATCGTCATAATAAACAGTACAGCTACCCTTTATGCACAATACAGGCTCCATTTCGGATTTACAAGATAGCATTTTTTAGAATCCTTTCCCTAAACATATACTAGCTCGACAAGGGATCGTAAAATTGTGAAGATCGGCACTAGTAGTACCGTTCCTAACACTGTATTTTCTCCATAACAGATCTCGAAAATGTAGAACCCTTGACCATAAAATACTGGCTCCACAAGGTCTCGTGAAAATCAGCCTTACTAGTAACCTTCCCTATACAATACTTTCTCCATAACATatctaaaaataataaaaaaaaattactaGAACCCTTGACCCTACAATACTGGTTCCACAAGGAATCGTGAAAATCAGCCTTACTAGTAACCTTCCCTATACAATACTTTCTCCATAACATAtctaaaaactaaaaaaatactAGAACTCTTTACCATACAATACTGGCTCCACAAGAGATCGTGAAA comes from the Haliotis asinina isolate JCU_RB_2024 chromosome 12, JCU_Hal_asi_v2, whole genome shotgun sequence genome and includes:
- the LOC137258562 gene encoding carboxypeptidase B-like, coding for MLRLILLVCCVGTLFAEKVRYDGHKVIRVTPDTEAEFHYLEQFEQYLENKRVDIWHKSSGTGSHLDFRVGPDMGYILDALRLQSHVLIPNVQSYIDYEEKLNTMSKHPAGAGFDYGVYHDLDEIMDWMKGIVSQYSEVAQMFSITQSFEGRQLNGIKISVDSRPGKQGIWLEGGIHAREWISPATVIYMAGQLLEQNGKNPNVTAALKAFDIYIVPVVNVDGYEYTRTTDRMWRKTRSKRDGQKCVGVDPNRNWDFHWCELPGASTDPCSDSYCGPSPFSEKVVVGIANYIQNETINIVGFIDFHSFSQLWMTPWGYTTDLPKDAEAQNVTSAAAVDAIEAVHGTKYKYGSIANIIYVASGSSADWTYGVADIKYSVGVELRDTGKYGFLLPPDQIVPSGEETLAGVLAYMSSINMS